GACGGGCACGGTGACGCAGCGGTCGCCCCCGGCGTCGACGGCGACGGCCAGTCCCGGCAGGTTCGCGCAGGCGATGTGCTCGATGGCCGGGTCGAACGCCAGCGTCACCTCGGTCCGGTCCTCGCCGATGTCCCAGGAGGGGTGCACGTGCTTCGCGGCGTCGAAGTCGCCCGGCACCTCGAACGCCGAGACCTTCACCTCCGCCGGGTCACCCTCGACGCGGGAGATGCGGAAGCACTTGACCTCGTCGTCCTTGTGGTCGCGGCCGACGGCGTACCAGGTGCCGAGGCGCTCCGCGAGGGCGTAGACGTCCACGGTGCGCTCCGCCGACGTGCGGTCGAGCTTCCGGTAGACGAAGCGCGCCGTGCGGTGGGCGTTCACGAGGCGAGCGAACAGGTGCAGCTTGCGGGTGGTCTCGCGCGAGCGCGGGTCGCTGCCCTCGGAGCCGAGCGAGACGCTCACCGAGGCCGGCTCGGCCGGCTTGCGGCCGCGCAGGACCTTCTGCACGGCGAACAGCGCATCCTCGCTTCCGGGCGATTCGAGCTCGGAACGCGCCATCGACGCTGCGACGGCGAGCAGGTCCTTCTGCTCGGGCGTGACCTCGAGGCCGCGGGTTGCCCAGGTGTCGGGAGCGATGCGGTAGCCGGGGACCTCGTTGCCGTCGTCGTCCCACTCGCCGCTCGGCTCGGACACGACGTGCAGGTTGAGCCGCTTGAGCAGGTCGAGGTCGCGGCGCAGCATCCGGTCGGCGGCTTGGCGGGCACGGCGCAGGTCGTGCGGCAGGGGGCCTTCGCAGGCGTCGATCTCGTCGGCAAGTTCCTCGCCGAGGTACCCGGGGACCTGGGCGAGCAGGTGTCGCGTCGCGATGGGACGGCTCGCCCCCACGAGCCTGATGAACAGCTGCATGGCCCGCTCGTACGCCGCGTCCCCGCCGTTCGGCATGTCCCCACTCCCTCGCTCGCATCTCCGCGTGGTCCCGATTCTGCGAGCGCGCGGGGCCGCGCGCAAGGGTGGTCCGGCGGGCGTTGCGCCCGGGCTGACGAGCGGCGCTTCCCACCGCTGCGCTCTC
The nucleotide sequence above comes from Actinomycetota bacterium. Encoded proteins:
- a CDS encoding WYL domain-containing protein gives rise to the protein MPNGGDAAYERAMQLFIRLVGASRPIATRHLLAQVPGYLGEELADEIDACEGPLPHDLRRARQAADRMLRRDLDLLKRLNLHVVSEPSGEWDDDGNEVPGYRIAPDTWATRGLEVTPEQKDLLAVAASMARSELESPGSEDALFAVQKVLRGRKPAEPASVSVSLGSEGSDPRSRETTRKLHLFARLVNAHRTARFVYRKLDRTSAERTVDVYALAERLGTWYAVGRDHKDDEVKCFRISRVEGDPAEVKVSAFEVPGDFDAAKHVHPSWDIGEDRTEVTLAFDPAIEHIACANLPGLAVAVDAGGDRCVTVPVANLNGFVRWVMTMDEHAWITAPPEARSAAREMLTGVAAAHA